A window from Mycolicibacterium tokaiense encodes these proteins:
- a CDS encoding winged helix-turn-helix transcriptional regulator codes for MDLLLLTVDPHPESVLPSLSLLAHTVRSAPTEVSSLLEAGTADVAIVDARTDLAAARGLCRLLGSTGTSVPVVAVVNEGGLVAVNVEWGLDEILLPTTGPAEIDARLRLLVGRRGGMATQESAGKVSLGELVIDEGTYTARLRGRPLDLTYKEFELLKYLAQHAGRVFTRAQLLQEVWGYDFFGGTRTVDVHVRRLRAKLGPEYEALIGTVRNVGYKAVRPARGRPPTAAEADLGDDDLDDGDDGFADAPDELSGSLAEQLRK; via the coding sequence TTGGATCTACTGCTACTCACGGTCGACCCGCATCCGGAGTCAGTTCTGCCCTCGTTGTCTCTGTTGGCACACACGGTGCGGTCGGCCCCGACAGAGGTCTCGTCGCTGCTCGAGGCGGGCACGGCAGACGTGGCGATCGTCGATGCGCGTACCGACCTGGCCGCCGCGCGCGGGTTGTGCCGGCTGCTCGGTTCCACCGGCACCTCGGTCCCCGTGGTCGCCGTGGTCAATGAAGGCGGCCTGGTGGCGGTGAACGTCGAGTGGGGTCTCGACGAGATCCTGCTGCCCACCACAGGGCCGGCGGAGATCGACGCCCGGCTGCGGCTGCTGGTCGGCCGGCGTGGCGGCATGGCCACTCAGGAAAGCGCGGGCAAGGTCAGCCTCGGTGAGTTGGTGATCGACGAGGGCACTTACACGGCGCGGCTGCGCGGCCGCCCGCTCGACCTGACCTACAAAGAGTTCGAACTGCTCAAGTACCTCGCCCAGCACGCCGGCCGGGTCTTCACCCGTGCGCAGTTGCTGCAGGAGGTGTGGGGGTACGACTTCTTCGGCGGCACCCGCACGGTGGACGTCCATGTCCGGCGCCTGCGGGCCAAGCTGGGTCCGGAGTACGAAGCGCTGATCGGCACGGTGCGCAACGTCGGCTACAAGGCGGTGCGGCCGGCGCGCGGACGTCCTCCCACCGCGGCGGAAGCCGATCTGGGCGACGACGATCTCGACGATGGCGACGACGGTTTCGCCGATGCGCCGGACGAGCTGAGCGGGTCGTTGGCCGAGCAGCTGCGCAAGTGA
- a CDS encoding ABC transporter substrate-binding protein, whose protein sequence is MRYTWLPAVVATLALAGCAPADEAATPQTSGGGDSCAKDSLQTLTAGTLTFGTDQPAYPPWFIDDNPASGEGFESAVAYAVADKLGFGTDEVTWVRVPFNAAIAPGVKTFDANLSEFSITEERKQAVDFSSPYYDVTQAVVTVASSPAAQAENLEALKGLRLGAQVGTTSYNAAEALAPTQPVSVYNNNEDAKAALTSGQIDAVVLDLPTAFAVQAELDGGVILGQLPGATENPEQFGIVLDKGSPLTACVSAAVDELRSDGTLAELQQTWLDKAGNAPVLK, encoded by the coding sequence ATGCGATACACCTGGCTGCCCGCGGTCGTGGCCACCCTGGCCCTCGCCGGCTGCGCCCCGGCCGACGAAGCGGCGACACCGCAGACCAGCGGCGGCGGCGACAGCTGCGCGAAGGACTCGCTGCAGACGCTGACCGCCGGGACCCTGACCTTCGGCACCGACCAGCCCGCGTACCCGCCCTGGTTCATCGACGACAACCCGGCCAGCGGCGAGGGATTCGAGTCGGCGGTGGCCTATGCGGTGGCCGACAAGCTCGGGTTCGGCACCGACGAGGTGACCTGGGTGCGTGTGCCGTTCAACGCCGCCATTGCTCCCGGTGTGAAGACCTTCGACGCCAACCTGTCGGAGTTCAGCATCACCGAGGAGCGCAAGCAGGCCGTCGACTTCTCCTCGCCCTACTACGACGTCACGCAGGCCGTCGTGACTGTCGCGTCTTCGCCCGCGGCCCAGGCCGAGAATCTCGAGGCGCTCAAGGGACTGCGGCTCGGCGCCCAGGTGGGCACCACCAGCTACAACGCCGCCGAGGCACTGGCCCCCACCCAGCCGGTCAGCGTCTACAACAACAACGAAGACGCCAAGGCCGCGCTGACCAGCGGTCAGATCGACGCGGTGGTGCTCGACCTGCCCACCGCCTTCGCGGTCCAGGCCGAACTGGACGGCGGCGTCATCCTCGGGCAACTCCCCGGGGCGACCGAGAACCCGGAGCAATTCGGCATCGTGCTGGACAAGGGCAGCCCGCTGACGGCGTGCGTGTCCGCGGCCGTCGACGAACTCCGCTCGGACGGGACGCTCGCCGAACTGCAGCAGACATGGCTCGACAAAGCCGGTAATGCACCTGTGCTGAAGTGA
- the pstS gene encoding phosphate ABC transporter substrate-binding protein PstS has translation MKRNLFGKAFLTTISATAIAGLTLTACGSDNNSGSSGSSGSASSGTAAAGSAECGGKESVNAEGSSAQQNAVAVFNQVWGQVCQGKNLSYNPTGSGAGRQQFIAGNVDFAGSDSPLSEEQVPQAAERCGGNPAWHLPLVFGPIAMAYNVEGVDGLVVNADVLARIFQGQITNWNDPAIAGLNEGKTLPDQPITPIYRSDSSGTTDNFQKYLSAAAPQTWTKGDGSEFQGGAGEGAQKSAGVVQAVQATPGAIGYVEKGFAEQAGLPFAQVDNGSGAVELTDESAGKAIDAATFAGEGEDLVLNLDELYASTEEGAYPLVLATYEIVCSNGYDAETAEAVKSFLTVAANDGQGGLSAAGYVPLPDRFKERLLGSIDAIASTA, from the coding sequence GTGAAGCGCAACCTCTTCGGCAAGGCATTTCTGACCACCATCTCGGCGACCGCCATCGCCGGCCTGACCCTGACTGCGTGTGGCAGTGACAACAACAGCGGATCATCGGGCTCGTCCGGTTCCGCCAGCAGCGGCACCGCCGCGGCCGGGTCCGCCGAGTGCGGCGGCAAGGAGTCTGTCAACGCCGAGGGTTCGTCGGCCCAGCAGAACGCGGTCGCCGTGTTCAATCAGGTCTGGGGCCAGGTGTGCCAGGGCAAGAACCTGTCCTACAACCCCACCGGATCGGGCGCCGGGCGCCAGCAGTTCATCGCCGGCAACGTCGACTTCGCCGGCTCGGACTCGCCACTGTCCGAGGAGCAGGTCCCGCAGGCTGCGGAGCGCTGTGGCGGCAACCCGGCGTGGCACCTGCCGCTGGTGTTCGGGCCCATCGCCATGGCCTACAACGTCGAGGGCGTCGACGGCCTCGTGGTCAACGCCGACGTGCTGGCCCGCATCTTCCAGGGCCAGATCACGAACTGGAACGACCCCGCGATCGCCGGTCTGAACGAGGGCAAGACGCTGCCGGATCAGCCCATCACCCCCATCTACCGGTCGGACTCCTCGGGCACCACCGACAACTTCCAGAAGTACCTGAGCGCCGCAGCTCCGCAGACCTGGACCAAGGGCGACGGCAGCGAGTTCCAGGGCGGCGCCGGTGAAGGTGCGCAGAAGTCCGCCGGTGTGGTGCAGGCGGTGCAGGCCACCCCGGGTGCCATCGGCTATGTCGAGAAGGGCTTCGCCGAGCAGGCCGGGCTGCCTTTCGCGCAGGTCGACAACGGCAGCGGTGCGGTCGAACTGACCGACGAGTCGGCGGGTAAGGCCATCGACGCCGCGACATTCGCCGGTGAGGGTGAGGACCTGGTGCTCAACCTCGATGAGCTGTACGCCTCGACCGAAGAGGGTGCCTACCCGCTGGTGCTGGCCACCTACGAGATCGTGTGCTCCAACGGCTACGACGCCGAGACCGCCGAGGCCGTGAAGTCGTTCCTCACCGTGGCGGCCAACGACGGCCAGGGTGGTCTCTCGGCCGCCGGCTACGTGCCGCTGCCCGATCGATTCAAGGAGCGTCTGCTCGGATCGATCGACGCCATCGCCTCGACGGCATAG
- a CDS encoding TlpA family protein disulfide reductase — translation MSSVTYAAIALVTALAAATAAGWLLNRRSGVLRPVTEDVAAVDLGDLGLSRTGPTIVHFSAVWCGPCAGVRQVVNRVCADNPGVAHVEIDMDADPATARRLSVLSLPTTFVFDAEGRQRYRSVGVPSVADLRSALSPLLA, via the coding sequence GTGAGCTCTGTGACATACGCCGCGATCGCCCTCGTCACCGCGTTGGCTGCGGCCACCGCGGCCGGCTGGCTGCTCAACCGCCGCTCCGGGGTGCTGCGCCCCGTCACCGAGGACGTCGCTGCGGTGGACCTCGGCGACCTCGGCCTGTCCCGCACCGGACCCACCATCGTGCATTTCAGCGCCGTCTGGTGCGGGCCGTGCGCGGGGGTCCGGCAGGTGGTCAACCGGGTTTGCGCCGACAACCCCGGCGTAGCGCACGTCGAGATCGACATGGACGCCGACCCGGCGACCGCCAGGCGCCTGTCGGTGCTGTCGTTGCCCACCACGTTCGTCTTCGACGCGGAGGGCAGGCAGCGCTATCGCAGCGTGGGGGTGCCCAGCGTCGCGGATCTGCGTTCCGCTCTCTCACCACTATTGGCCTGA
- a CDS encoding DUF1416 domain-containing protein encodes MCSAPKQGQTLPSSVDLEKETVITGRVVDGSGQTVGGAFVRLLDSSDEFTAEVVASATGDFRFFAAPGTWRVRALSKVGNGDVVVVPSGAGITEVDVKVA; translated from the coding sequence ATGTGCTCAGCCCCGAAGCAAGGCCAGACCCTGCCCTCCAGCGTCGACTTGGAGAAGGAGACGGTGATCACCGGACGCGTGGTGGACGGCAGTGGACAGACGGTGGGCGGCGCCTTCGTGCGCCTGCTGGATTCCTCCGACGAGTTCACCGCCGAGGTGGTGGCCTCGGCCACCGGTGACTTCCGCTTCTTCGCCGCCCCCGGCACCTGGCGCGTGCGCGCGCTGTCGAAGGTCGGCAACGGCGATGTCGTGGTGGTGCCCTCCGGCGCCGGGATCACCGAAGTCGACGTCAAGGTCGCTTAG
- the mshD gene encoding mycothiol synthase: MTEVHWRSVLSADEQSAVAEIIAAATEFDGVAPVGDQVLRELGQQRTRHLVATDDAGAVRGYLNLTPEMAELVVAPQARRAGVGTALIRAAEAQTGGRNSFWAHGTLSAAKATAAALGLHPVRSLLQMRRLLSEVPDVEVPDGVQIRAYGGPADDAELLRVNNAAFAWHPEQGGWTAAEIAERKAEPWFDPAGLFLAYDETGDRLLGFHWTKIHDEGLGEVYVVGVDPDAQGKRLGHTLTALGLQYLAQELARAPEPAVLLYVESDNTAAVRTYERLGFSVYSVDTAYRASTTVVQ, from the coding sequence GTGACCGAGGTTCACTGGCGGTCGGTGCTGTCCGCCGACGAGCAGTCTGCGGTTGCCGAGATCATCGCTGCCGCAACGGAATTCGATGGCGTCGCGCCGGTCGGGGATCAGGTGCTGCGCGAGCTGGGCCAGCAGCGCACCCGGCACCTGGTGGCCACCGACGACGCAGGCGCGGTGCGCGGATACCTGAATCTGACCCCGGAGATGGCGGAGTTGGTGGTGGCGCCGCAGGCTCGGCGCGCCGGCGTCGGGACCGCGCTGATCCGGGCTGCCGAAGCGCAGACCGGTGGGCGGAACAGCTTCTGGGCGCACGGCACCTTGTCCGCTGCAAAGGCCACCGCGGCGGCACTGGGACTGCACCCGGTACGCAGCCTGCTACAGATGCGGCGTTTGCTGAGCGAGGTTCCCGACGTCGAGGTGCCCGACGGCGTGCAGATCAGGGCCTACGGCGGCCCGGCCGACGACGCCGAGCTGCTGCGGGTCAACAACGCCGCCTTCGCCTGGCATCCGGAGCAGGGCGGCTGGACCGCGGCCGAGATCGCCGAGCGCAAGGCCGAACCGTGGTTCGACCCGGCCGGGCTTTTCCTGGCGTACGACGAGACCGGGGACCGCCTGCTCGGGTTCCACTGGACCAAGATCCATGACGAAGGCCTGGGTGAGGTGTACGTCGTGGGGGTCGATCCCGATGCGCAGGGCAAGCGTCTGGGCCACACGCTGACCGCGCTCGGACTGCAATACCTGGCACAGGAACTCGCCCGAGCCCCCGAACCCGCCGTGCTGCTCTATGTGGAGTCCGACAACACCGCGGCGGTGCGTACCTATGAGCGTCTCGGCTTCAGCGTGTACAGCGTCGACACCGCTTACCGCGCTTCTACCACAGTCGTGCAGTGA
- the pstC gene encoding phosphate ABC transporter permease subunit PstC, giving the protein MTDRLDVTTPDPTKSGSGAATAAPFPEPEPLSTDPSKNSTVRPGDRIFRFLSEGSGVLIVTLIAAIGFFLVWRAVPALARNTENFFLFGGTWNTSDPAAMQFGIFELLQVTVFVSVFALVLAMPVALGIAIYLTQYAHARVKGPLAYMVDLLAAVPSIIYGVWGLYVLAPVLSPFALWLNENLSWFFLFKTGNASVAGGGTIFTAGIVLAVMILPIITAVTREVFVQTPRGQIEAALALGATRWEVVRTTVLPFGMSGYISGAMLGLGRALGETIALLIILRGTQTAFQWTLFDGGYTFASLIASAASEFNNEYKAGAYIAAGLVLFILTFVVNSLARAAVAGKDRSAS; this is encoded by the coding sequence ATGACCGATAGGCTGGATGTGACGACACCAGATCCGACCAAATCAGGTTCCGGAGCAGCCACCGCTGCACCCTTTCCGGAACCGGAACCTCTGTCCACCGACCCCTCGAAGAACTCGACGGTTCGCCCCGGCGACCGTATCTTCCGATTCCTCTCGGAGGGCTCGGGTGTCCTGATCGTCACGCTGATCGCGGCGATCGGCTTCTTCCTGGTGTGGCGCGCGGTGCCGGCACTGGCCCGCAACACCGAGAACTTCTTCCTCTTCGGAGGGACCTGGAACACCTCCGACCCGGCGGCCATGCAGTTCGGCATTTTCGAGCTGCTTCAGGTCACCGTGTTCGTCTCGGTGTTTGCCTTGGTGCTGGCCATGCCGGTGGCGCTCGGCATCGCGATCTACCTGACCCAGTACGCCCACGCCCGCGTCAAGGGGCCCCTGGCCTACATGGTGGATCTGCTGGCCGCGGTGCCCTCGATCATCTACGGCGTGTGGGGCCTCTATGTGCTGGCTCCGGTGCTGAGCCCGTTCGCCCTGTGGCTCAACGAGAACCTGTCCTGGTTCTTCCTCTTCAAGACCGGCAACGCCTCGGTGGCCGGCGGCGGCACCATCTTCACCGCGGGCATCGTGCTGGCGGTGATGATCCTGCCGATCATCACCGCGGTCACCCGCGAGGTGTTCGTCCAGACCCCGCGCGGTCAGATCGAAGCCGCGCTGGCACTCGGCGCGACGCGGTGGGAGGTCGTGCGCACGACGGTTCTGCCGTTCGGTATGTCGGGCTACATCTCGGGCGCCATGCTCGGCCTGGGCCGTGCGCTCGGTGAGACCATCGCTTTGCTGATCATCCTGCGTGGCACCCAGACAGCGTTCCAATGGACGCTGTTCGACGGTGGCTACACCTTCGCCAGCCTGATCGCCTCGGCGGCATCGGAGTTCAACAACGAATACAAGGCCGGCGCCTACATCGCCGCAGGCTTGGTGCTGTTCATCCTGACGTTCGTGGTGAACTCGTTGGCCCGTGCCGCGGTCGCCGGAAAGGACAGGTCCGCCTCATGA
- a CDS encoding Ms5788A family Cys-rich leader peptide — protein sequence MVGAVSARLELVLTKRRAVDLCRVAGCCCCCRSC from the coding sequence ATGGTGGGCGCTGTGTCAGCCCGCCTCGAGCTTGTGCTCACCAAGCGCCGCGCAGTGGACCTGTGCCGCGTTGCGGGTTGTTGCTGTTGTTGTCGCAGCTGCTGA
- a CDS encoding FABP family protein yields MTDAEPQPGSGDRAVAAAAERAKETAARNIPAFDDLPLPPDTANLREGADLNDALLALLPLVGVWRGEGEGRGAQGDYRFGQQIVVSHDGGDYLIWEARSWRLDDDGGYDSVGLRETGFWRFVNDPADPNETQAIELLLAHSAGYVELFYGHPRNQASWELVTDALARSKSGMLVGGAKRLYGIVEGGDLAYVEERVDADGGLVPHLSARLSRFVG; encoded by the coding sequence GTGACTGACGCTGAACCGCAACCAGGTTCAGGCGACCGCGCGGTTGCCGCTGCGGCCGAGCGCGCCAAGGAGACCGCGGCCCGCAACATCCCCGCTTTCGACGACCTGCCGCTGCCCCCGGACACCGCCAACCTGCGTGAGGGGGCCGATCTCAACGATGCCCTGCTCGCCCTGTTGCCGCTGGTCGGCGTGTGGCGCGGCGAGGGTGAGGGCCGCGGCGCCCAGGGCGACTACCGCTTCGGCCAGCAGATCGTGGTGTCCCACGACGGCGGCGACTACCTGATCTGGGAAGCCCGCTCCTGGCGGCTCGACGATGACGGCGGCTACGACTCCGTGGGCCTGCGTGAAACCGGCTTCTGGCGCTTCGTCAACGACCCCGCTGATCCGAACGAGACCCAGGCCATCGAACTGCTGCTGGCGCATTCCGCCGGCTACGTGGAGCTCTTCTACGGCCATCCGCGCAATCAGGCGTCCTGGGAACTGGTGACCGATGCGTTGGCGCGCAGCAAGTCCGGGATGCTGGTGGGTGGCGCCAAGCGCCTGTACGGCATCGTCGAGGGCGGCGACCTGGCGTACGTCGAAGAGCGGGTGGACGCCGACGGCGGCCTGGTCCCGCATCTGTCCGCGCGGCTGTCCCGGTTCGTCGGCTGA
- a CDS encoding sulfurtransferase, with protein sequence MARSDVLVSVDWAESNLDAPNTVFVEVDEDTSAYDGGHIAGAVRLDWKTELQDQVKRDFVDQQQFSKLLSDKGISNDDTVVLYGGNNNWFAAYAYWYFKLYGHQDVKLLDGGRKKWELDGRPLSTDTVERPSTSYTAQAPNNDIRAFRDEVIAAIGTKNLVDVRSPDEFSGKILAPAHLPQEQSQRPGHIPTAINVPWSKAANEDGTFKSDEELAKLYADAGLDGEKQTIAYCRIGERSSHTWFVLQEILGHQNVKNYDGSWTEYGSLVGAPIELGS encoded by the coding sequence ATGGCACGCTCCGACGTCCTGGTCTCCGTTGACTGGGCCGAGAGCAATCTCGACGCACCGAACACCGTGTTCGTCGAGGTCGACGAGGACACCAGCGCCTACGACGGCGGTCACATCGCCGGCGCCGTGCGGCTGGACTGGAAGACCGAACTGCAGGATCAGGTGAAGCGTGACTTCGTCGATCAGCAGCAGTTCTCCAAGCTGCTCTCGGACAAGGGCATCTCGAACGACGACACCGTGGTCCTCTACGGCGGCAACAACAACTGGTTCGCCGCCTACGCCTACTGGTACTTCAAGCTGTACGGACACCAGGACGTCAAGCTGCTCGACGGCGGCCGCAAGAAGTGGGAACTCGATGGCCGCCCGCTGTCGACCGACACCGTGGAGCGTCCGTCCACCTCGTACACCGCGCAGGCCCCGAACAACGACATCCGCGCCTTCCGCGACGAGGTCATCGCCGCGATCGGCACCAAGAACCTGGTCGACGTCCGCTCCCCCGACGAGTTCTCCGGCAAGATCCTGGCGCCGGCCCACCTGCCGCAGGAGCAGAGCCAGCGCCCCGGCCACATCCCCACGGCCATCAACGTGCCCTGGAGCAAGGCCGCCAACGAGGACGGCACTTTCAAGTCCGACGAGGAACTGGCCAAGCTCTACGCCGACGCCGGCCTCGACGGCGAGAAGCAGACCATCGCCTACTGCCGCATCGGTGAGCGCTCGTCGCACACGTGGTTCGTGCTGCAGGAGATCCTCGGACACCAGAACGTCAAGAACTACGACGGCAGTTGGACGGAATACGGCTCCCTGGTGGGCGCCCCGATCGAGTTGGGAAGTTAA
- a CDS encoding DUF4395 domain-containing protein — translation MAPDTEQTSVDVRGPRFAAWVTTGVLVITVLLSTVSTVAAAMVLGLQAAVFAVGAWRGPRQHPYGRVFAAVVAPRLGPVTEREPVAPLKFAQLVGLVFAVVGIAGFALGAPLLGLIATAFALFAAFLNAAFGICLGCQIYPVAVRLRRPSVPN, via the coding sequence GTGGCACCCGATACCGAGCAGACATCCGTCGACGTGCGCGGTCCGCGGTTCGCCGCCTGGGTCACCACCGGCGTCCTCGTCATCACCGTGCTCCTGTCGACCGTCAGCACGGTCGCTGCGGCGATGGTGCTGGGACTGCAGGCGGCGGTGTTCGCGGTCGGCGCGTGGCGCGGTCCCCGGCAGCATCCCTACGGCCGTGTCTTCGCCGCCGTCGTCGCACCGCGACTGGGCCCCGTCACCGAGCGGGAACCAGTCGCCCCTCTGAAGTTCGCCCAGCTGGTGGGTCTGGTCTTCGCTGTGGTCGGCATCGCCGGCTTCGCGTTGGGCGCGCCACTGCTCGGCCTCATCGCGACGGCGTTCGCGCTGTTCGCGGCCTTTCTCAACGCGGCCTTCGGCATCTGCCTGGGCTGCCAGATCTACCCCGTCGCAGTTCGTCTGCGTCGACCGTCCGTACCCAACTGA
- a CDS encoding amino acid ABC transporter permease, with protein MTALAQQRRAYHRSRARRSTLVALASTLVFATVVALTVMASPGWPRVRDSFFDLRIGWDSLPAVLDGLWLNVRVLVVCEILIVALGLLLATLRTLRGPVWLPVRAAVVGYIDLFRGLPLLIVLYLIGFGLPGLRLEGVPNNPVLLGGLALVLVYSALVAEVFRAGIDSVHPSQLAAARSLGLNYRRTMRLVVLPQAARRVTPALLNDFVALQKDCGLISVLGAVDAVRAAQIQVATSYNFTPYVVAGLLFVALAVPSARLADWATRRAAARQGGL; from the coding sequence GTGACCGCACTGGCGCAGCAGCGCCGCGCGTACCACCGCTCGCGCGCGCGGCGCTCAACCCTGGTGGCGCTGGCGTCGACGCTGGTGTTCGCGACGGTCGTGGCGCTGACCGTGATGGCCTCGCCCGGGTGGCCACGGGTTCGCGACTCGTTCTTCGACCTGCGGATCGGGTGGGACAGCCTGCCTGCCGTCCTGGACGGGCTGTGGCTCAACGTCCGCGTGCTGGTGGTCTGCGAGATCCTCATCGTCGCACTCGGTCTGCTGCTGGCCACCTTGCGCACGCTGCGGGGGCCGGTCTGGCTGCCGGTCCGGGCGGCCGTCGTCGGCTACATCGATCTGTTCCGGGGGCTGCCGCTGCTGATCGTGCTCTATCTGATCGGCTTCGGGCTGCCCGGGTTGCGCCTCGAAGGGGTGCCCAACAACCCGGTGCTGCTCGGCGGACTGGCCCTGGTGCTGGTGTACTCCGCCCTGGTGGCCGAGGTGTTCCGGGCAGGCATCGATTCGGTGCACCCGTCCCAGCTCGCCGCGGCCCGCTCGCTGGGGCTGAACTACCGCCGCACCATGCGCCTGGTGGTGCTGCCGCAGGCGGCCCGGCGCGTCACCCCGGCCCTGCTCAACGATTTCGTGGCGTTGCAGAAGGACTGCGGTCTGATCTCCGTACTGGGGGCCGTCGACGCGGTGCGGGCAGCACAGATCCAGGTGGCGACGTCCTACAACTTCACGCCCTACGTGGTGGCGGGCCTGCTGTTCGTCGCGCTGGCGGTGCCGTCGGCGCGGCTGGCGGACTGGGCCACCCGGCGGGCCGCGGCACGGCAGGGTGGGCTGTGA
- the lmeA gene encoding mannan chain length control protein LmeA — protein MRKLLIGLAAAVVSIILGAVGVDFGAAITAEYRLSQTVRTAARLSWDPSVAILGFPFIPQAAGRHYDEVEIRAHDVEHPEVGRAALEATLHSVDLAESGWLINPGAQLPVGKVESRIIIDSAHLGRYIGIPDLMVEAPPVETNDATGGTTESGISGSKGLVFTGTPTAADVGERVSVAVDLSIAGSDQTTLVFTPTGILTGPGTADEEVPEEKVGAVLAAFASTLPNQKLPFGVAPTAQGARGSDIIIEGIVEGLTITPEGFTQR, from the coding sequence GTGCGCAAACTGCTGATCGGCCTCGCAGCGGCGGTCGTCTCGATCATCCTGGGAGCCGTCGGCGTCGACTTCGGCGCGGCCATCACCGCCGAATACCGGCTGTCGCAGACCGTGCGCACGGCCGCCCGGCTGAGCTGGGACCCGTCGGTGGCGATCCTCGGATTCCCGTTCATCCCCCAGGCCGCCGGGCGGCACTACGACGAAGTGGAGATCCGCGCGCATGACGTCGAGCACCCCGAGGTGGGCCGCGCGGCCCTGGAAGCCACGCTGCACTCCGTCGACCTGGCCGAATCCGGCTGGCTGATCAACCCCGGTGCCCAGCTCCCCGTCGGCAAGGTGGAGAGCCGCATCATCATCGACTCCGCGCATCTGGGCCGCTACATCGGCATCCCGGACCTGATGGTGGAGGCCCCGCCGGTGGAGACCAACGACGCCACCGGCGGCACCACCGAGTCCGGCATCTCGGGCAGCAAGGGCCTGGTGTTCACCGGTACCCCCACGGCAGCCGACGTCGGTGAGCGCGTGAGCGTGGCCGTGGACCTCTCCATCGCCGGCAGCGATCAGACCACGCTGGTGTTCACTCCCACCGGCATCCTCACCGGGCCGGGCACGGCCGATGAAGAAGTACCCGAGGAGAAGGTGGGCGCGGTGCTGGCCGCATTCGCCTCGACCCTGCCCAACCAGAAGCTGCCGTTCGGCGTGGCGCCCACCGCGCAGGGCGCGCGCGGATCCGACATCATCATCGAGGGCATCGTCGAGGGACTAACCATCACGCCCGAGGGGTTCACTCAGAGGTGA
- a CDS encoding amino acid ABC transporter ATP-binding protein, with the protein MRDAVLSLRGVTKSYGERTVLNGIDLDVAEHQVVVLIGASGSGKSTLLRCIDLLDEIDDGQILLDGRDISDPRVDGDEVRRSMAMVFQSFNLFPHMSVLDNITLAPRVVHGRNRGEAEQRGRELLTRVGLGDRADAYPDRLSGGQQQRVAIARALAYDPRVLLLDEVTSALDPELVAEVLELISELATSGRTIVMATHEMGFARRVADVVCFLDGGRILESGPPEQVLDAPEQARTRQFLARLGGVGRD; encoded by the coding sequence GTGAGGGACGCGGTCCTGAGCCTGCGGGGCGTGACGAAGAGTTATGGCGAGCGGACCGTGCTGAACGGGATCGACCTCGACGTCGCCGAACACCAGGTGGTGGTGTTGATCGGGGCCTCGGGCTCCGGGAAGTCGACCCTGTTGCGGTGCATCGATCTGCTCGACGAGATCGACGACGGGCAGATCCTGCTCGACGGCCGGGACATCAGCGACCCGCGGGTGGACGGTGATGAGGTGCGCCGCTCGATGGCGATGGTGTTCCAGTCGTTCAACCTGTTTCCGCACATGAGCGTGCTGGACAACATCACGCTGGCACCCCGGGTGGTGCACGGGCGCAACCGCGGTGAGGCCGAGCAGCGGGGCCGCGAGCTGCTCACCCGGGTGGGTCTCGGGGACCGGGCCGACGCCTACCCCGATCGCCTCTCCGGCGGCCAACAGCAGCGCGTCGCCATCGCCCGGGCGCTGGCCTACGACCCGCGGGTGCTGTTGCTCGACGAGGTGACCAGCGCGCTGGATCCCGAACTGGTGGCCGAGGTGTTGGAGCTGATCTCCGAGCTCGCCACCTCGGGACGCACCATTGTGATGGCCACCCACGAGATGGGGTTCGCGCGCCGGGTCGCCGACGTGGTGTGCTTCCTCGACGGCGGCCGCATCCTGGAATCGGGTCCGCCCGAGCAGGTTCTGGATGCGCCGGAGCAGGCCCGCACCCGCCAGTTCCTGGCCCGGCTGGGCGGGGTGGGGCGGGACTGA